A region of Dioscorea cayenensis subsp. rotundata cultivar TDr96_F1 chromosome 5, TDr96_F1_v2_PseudoChromosome.rev07_lg8_w22 25.fasta, whole genome shotgun sequence DNA encodes the following proteins:
- the LOC120260044 gene encoding uncharacterized mitochondrial protein AtMg00810-like yields the protein MVITGDDVDNVLSLKQQLHTEFQMKDLGPLRYFLGLKVAYSRRGYLVSQQKYISTILQLADITDLRTAFTLIELHHQLSSSDGEPLSDPTRYRALVGALVYLTITWPNITYVVCVLSQFVSAPRSTHYAALLQVLCYLRGTISRSLLFSATSSLELRAYCDADLGSKKQSTVALSTVEAEYGGMSFTAKKVLWLR from the exons ATGGTTATCactggtgatgatgttgataatgTTCTTTCATTGAAACAACAGTTACACACTGAGtttcagatgaaagatcttggccctCTTCGTTATTTTCTGGGTCTTAAGGTTGCTTATTCTCGTCGAGGTTACTTGGTGTCTCAACAGAAGTACATATCTACTATTTTACAACTAGCTGATATCACGGATCTTCGCACTGCCTTTACTCTTATTGAGCTACATCACCAACTCTCTTCTTCTGATGGTGAGCCTCTATCTGATCCTACTCGCTATCGTGCACTTGTTGGTGCTCTTGTCTATCTGACTATTACTTGGCCTAATATTACATATGTTGTTTGTGTTCTTAGTCAGTTTGTGAGTGCTCCTCGCTCCACTCATTACGCTGCCCTCTTACAAGTTCTTTGTTATCTTCGTGGTACTATATCTCGCTCCTTACTTTTCTCTGCCACATCTTCTCTTGAGTTGCGCGCATATTGTGATGCTGATTTGGGCAG caagaaacaatctactgTTGCTCTTTCTACTGTTGAGGCTGAGTATGGTGGTATGTCCTTTACTGCTAAGAAGGTTCTTTGGTTGCGAtag